DNA from Deinococcus roseus:
GCACCAAAAACATGTGTGTGGTGCCGCTCTCCAGCAAGGAACTGTATGAAATGGTCACCGATGCAGACCGCCGACATCGTGCGATGTTGGCCCAGCAAAGCCCTTACACCGTGGTGGAAGAAGCCCCCAAAAAAGGGAAAACCTCCGGAGCGGTGGGGGTGCCAGTGGTGGTTCCGGTGGAAAACAAAAAGAAATCCAAAAATGACACCCTGGGTTTTGGGGTTCAGGAGAACAACCGTGATGGCTAAAGTGCTCGTTGCATGGGGCTTGTTTGCAGGGGTGGCTGTTGCCCAGTTCAACCTGCAGCCCCAGTCTTACACCCCGACCACCCCTCAGGAGCAAAGCGCACCCAAAGCGGTGCCCAGGACTGCAACTCCCCCCAAGACCGTCTCCCCTGCCCCGAAGGCACCGGTTGCTCAAACCCCTGCTGTGCCGCAAAAGTTGACGGTCCCAAAAAACCAGCCGAAAAACCCCAAAAACAGCATGAACGATGATCAGGTTGCGTATGCGATTGAAGGCGCAGAGCATTACGTGCTGATTTACAGCAATTACTTGCGGCAGCCCACCATCAATGTGGCCCTGATGGAGGCCAGTTTGCAGCGGGGGGTGTATGTGTTCGTGGTGGTGCCGCAGGAGAATTTCCGGGATGGGGCCAGCAACTTCATTCGCATGGCCATCGGCACCTTCCAGGGTTCACCCATGGCGGTCTTCCCCAGCAAGGTGAACAACTGGCAGAACACCGAGTCTTTCATGGTGATAGATGGGAAGTACGCCATTCAGGGGAATTTGATTGGAGAACGAAACAGCCTGTTCCACAACCCCAAGGCGGTGCTGATCACCGACCGCAAGCAGATCAGGACGTACAACGACTGGCTGATCAAGGCCATCAAGGGCCGGGCTCCCATTCAGCCGAAGCCGGGAAAACCTGGCTTCATCATGTGTTTTGCACGGGAGGATGCACCTGGCTGCAAAGATCGCTGAGCGTCATTCAATTTTCCCTCCGTTAAGAACGGAGGGATTTTTCATTGCATTATATTTTTTTGGAGTATCATAAAAACCATGACCACCATACCAAACGAGCAGGATCATGAAAAACGAGCCTCAAGCCCATCGAATGCTGCTCCTGCAGGACAGACAGCTGCACGCAGAACGCCAGGCAAAGAGAAAAGAGGCCTGAAATTTGTGGATGTGCTGTTTGTGCTGGGATGCTTTTTTGCCTTTTACACCTTTCTGGGGGCAGGAACCAACGGAGGGGTGCTGTCCTGCGTGATCCTCAGCGTCACCTACGTTCCCAAACTGCTGGACTCCTGGATGCGCCGGTTCTACAAGGAACTCAGCGCCATGAGCGCAGACAGCTACCGCAACAACCTGCTGCTGAAAAAAATGGTTGAGCACCACACCACACCCATCAGCAAAGAAGAGGCAACCCATGAAACCCAGGTGGCTTAAAGCCCTGGCCACCACCATCATGCTGGGATCTCTGGGAGGCGCGTGCGGATACGTGCCTTTTTCGCTCTACCAGAGAACCTGGCATTACGCCCAGATGTGGGGTCTGGATGGCAACCTCCTCACCGCGCTGATCTGGCAGGAAAGCCGCTACTGTGTGGACGCGGTGTCCCCCAAAGGGGCGTATGGCCTGGGACAATTGATGCCCGGCACAGCCCGTGAGATGGGCCTCAACCGGTATGACGTCGACCAGAACATCTTCGGTGCAGCCCGCTACCTGAGGGGAAAGTGGGATGAATTCAAGAACTGGAATCTGGCCCTCGCCGCCTACAATGCAGGCAGTGGCGCTGTCCAAAAGTACGGGGGTGTCCCGCCCTACAAGGAGACCCAGGAGTACGTCAGCAAAGTGCTCGGCACCTATGAAGCCATGCAACTCCAAGGCATGCACCCATGAAAACCGAACGCAGGGTCTTCATGCCAGAGTCTCCCCTCACCCAGGATGAAATGGACAGGGACCATCACTTGCGGATGCGGATCAAGCAGTTTGAAGACAGCAAACTCAACAACCTGCTGGTCAAAATGCCGCAGTTGATCAAAGAAGCCATTCAAGGCCGCATCGATGATCTCCAGGAAATCAAGATTGCCCTGGGATGCCCGGCTCAGGTGCTGTTCCGTGATGGAACCGTGACCCTGGAAGATGTGATTCTGGACAAAGACGAATTCAAGACCCTCTCCACCAAGTTCGGAGAGCCACGCCATGACGGGCGCATCGGCATCGACGGTACCCTGCACCGCGTGAGTGTCACCCGGTCCACCAGTGGCGTGGTC
Protein-coding regions in this window:
- a CDS encoding lytic transglycosylase domain-containing protein yields the protein MKPRWLKALATTIMLGSLGGACGYVPFSLYQRTWHYAQMWGLDGNLLTALIWQESRYCVDAVSPKGAYGLGQLMPGTAREMGLNRYDVDQNIFGAARYLRGKWDEFKNWNLALAAYNAGSGAVQKYGGVPPYKETQEYVSKVLGTYEAMQLQGMHP